One genomic region from Spirosoma sp. KCTC 42546 encodes:
- a CDS encoding TonB family protein — protein MNTLPYLLTASLYLVLFYGCYWLLLRRNTFFGLNRAYLLASVALSLLLPLIELPSGTADAFPVGDLTLPTFVVSNGAANQSGMLTTTQWIWLLYGLGVLVMLVRLGLNLKSVFRLINRGSAEHTPTFILVRLPDDSSPSFSFGRYLVLNHTDSLTEPDALLRHEEAHIRQRHTADILFLELVQAALWFNPVVWLYKLALQEVHEFLADRTVLKMPQPDYPRQLVAYALNMPIAALTTPFVSKSTLKQRIIMLQKPASHRRALLGYALILPVAACLVMCTQSGQDQSQDAVVPVTEQAAARKAVKVDGEVFTVVQEQPGFPGGMKELGAYLSENLKYPAAAQKVKAEGRVFVSFIVTKTGEVTDVKLLKGIGFGTGEEAIRVVQNMPRWTPGTQNGKVVNVRYNLPINFTLEDKSDQAGLDKFERFIVNGKASTKEAVFTLSPNKIAKVNIDKDNKTIAITTK, from the coding sequence ATGAATACACTCCCCTATCTCTTAACCGCCAGCCTGTATCTCGTACTTTTCTATGGCTGCTACTGGCTGCTTCTCCGCAGAAATACGTTTTTCGGCCTGAATCGGGCGTATTTACTGGCATCGGTTGCATTGTCGCTCCTACTTCCGCTGATCGAGTTACCAAGTGGAACAGCCGATGCTTTTCCAGTTGGTGATCTCACCCTGCCCACGTTTGTCGTTAGCAATGGAGCAGCGAATCAATCAGGCATGCTGACCACAACGCAGTGGATTTGGCTCTTGTATGGCCTTGGCGTACTGGTAATGCTCGTGCGGTTAGGCTTAAATCTGAAATCGGTGTTTAGGCTCATCAATCGTGGCAGCGCGGAACATACACCAACGTTTATTCTCGTCCGGCTACCAGACGATTCCAGCCCTTCGTTTTCGTTCGGACGGTATCTGGTTCTGAACCATACCGATTCCCTCACGGAGCCCGACGCACTCTTGCGTCATGAAGAAGCACATATTCGGCAGCGCCACACCGCCGATATTTTATTTCTGGAGCTAGTGCAGGCGGCATTGTGGTTCAATCCTGTGGTATGGCTTTACAAACTTGCCTTGCAGGAAGTCCATGAGTTTCTGGCTGATCGGACAGTCCTGAAAATGCCCCAGCCCGATTACCCGCGTCAATTGGTGGCTTACGCACTCAACATGCCCATTGCAGCACTGACAACCCCTTTTGTTTCTAAATCAACTCTCAAACAACGAATCATTATGTTGCAAAAACCCGCATCTCATCGCCGGGCATTGCTCGGTTACGCCCTGATTCTTCCAGTAGCTGCTTGCCTGGTTATGTGTACGCAATCTGGTCAGGATCAATCACAGGACGCAGTTGTACCTGTAACAGAACAAGCCGCAGCCCGAAAAGCCGTGAAGGTTGATGGTGAAGTTTTTACTGTCGTTCAAGAGCAACCGGGGTTTCCAGGAGGCATGAAAGAATTAGGCGCGTATCTGTCTGAGAACCTGAAGTATCCGGCTGCTGCTCAGAAAGTAAAAGCCGAAGGACGCGTATTTGTTAGCTTCATCGTCACGAAAACCGGCGAGGTTACGGATGTGAAGCTACTAAAAGGCATTGGCTTTGGTACTGGTGAGGAAGCTATTCGTGTAGTACAAAATATGCCTCGCTGGACACCAGGAACGCAGAACGGGAAAGTTGTAAATGTTAGATATAACCTACCAATCAATTTTACACTGGAGGATAAAAGCGATCAAGCGGGTTTAGATAAGTTTGAGCGTTTTATAGTCAATGGAAAGGCCAGTACAAAGGAGGCTGTATTTACACTTTCGCCCAATAAGATTGCTAAAGTAAACATCGATAAGGACAATAAGACCATTGCTATTACAACGAAATAG
- a CDS encoding M4 family metallopeptidase, giving the protein MKPLLLFLTLLTATSAWAQQPSAGFGRKLKTTAPTAGLAERLNALTIPLPKDRAGRQTLTKSGGSPVTLEPLRLRVVRDTVTGLPIFIERKTNPNSVVSQVKKSGARLSAAAAASTAYQFMGQVRGLLKLDNPEANFTVTRTETDEVGQMHIRLAQTHRGVPVLGSELVAHLTDHEVTLLNGRYQPIATDLSVTPKLTLVDASAQALTDVRKTSNVRSFGDNMLNMKSSEGELCVFPTPDGGAKLAYAVTVRPNMLERWEYVIDAQTGDVLDKYNHTCSFVGPIKASGKDLNGATRSFQTYQQTTNSYYLIDASRSMFKPTTSKMPDSPIGALWTVDARNTFGNNQKIYQITSTNNTDWNANAISAHYNAGVAYDYYKNTHNRDALSGTGETMVSVVNMPDDDGKSMDNAYWNGKIMAYGNGKLLKPLAGGLDVAGHEMTHGVIQNTANLQYKSQSGAINESFADVFGAMIDRDNWTIGESIATPAVLPSGALRNLSNPNQGGKSKDPNGYQPATMSQYETTSDDNGGVHSNSGIPNFAFYKFATVVGKEKAEKVYYQALTKYLVRTSQFLDLRLAVIKAAGDLYGATGAEVSAAKSAFDAVGITDGTTTTPKTPDVPVASGQDLLLLADATTSKLFSTTVGASPAKFDAKSALGLVHRPSVTDDGKFAYYVTTDKRIRSVNLTGTPTETIISNETIWDNVAISKDGTKLAALTADKDGVVYVYSYDKKKWAEFTLYNPTYTQGVQTGDVQYADSFEWDFTGENIVYDAYNALKNNAGTSIDYWDVGFINVWSNATKDFAKGDIEKLFSNLDEGESIGNPSFSKNSPDVIAFDYLNETNDIYEVVAVDLNAGKVNVVYENNTLGFPSYSRLDNKLVFSTESGTSENISGINMGADKITPSGSVSVLYTGAKWPVWYTQGTRVAKATQTITFDPIPDRFSNQGDLALKATCSSNLTVGFLVKSGPATLSGSTLKFTGVGAVTIQAFQNGNEQFSAASAVERTFNVLTVTGTEPAWADALSIYPNPAGNTLTVELPGTETIEQLSLQTLTGATVARPTIRTRQRTATLEVGSLPKGLYLLQIQTPSGTATKKIMKE; this is encoded by the coding sequence ATGAAACCACTTCTTCTTTTCCTGACTCTTCTAACGGCTACATCGGCCTGGGCACAACAACCCAGTGCGGGCTTTGGCCGTAAGCTGAAAACAACAGCCCCAACGGCTGGTCTGGCTGAACGATTGAATGCCTTAACGATCCCACTGCCAAAAGACAGAGCCGGTCGGCAGACATTGACGAAATCCGGAGGTTCACCAGTAACGCTGGAGCCTTTACGCCTGCGGGTTGTACGAGACACCGTAACGGGTTTACCTATCTTCATTGAGCGAAAAACCAACCCAAATTCGGTTGTTAGCCAGGTCAAAAAAAGTGGTGCCCGACTTTCGGCGGCTGCGGCTGCATCAACTGCCTACCAGTTTATGGGGCAGGTACGTGGGTTGCTGAAACTCGATAATCCGGAAGCAAATTTTACGGTCACCCGTACCGAAACCGATGAGGTAGGGCAGATGCACATCCGACTGGCACAAACGCATCGGGGAGTACCCGTGCTTGGTTCCGAGCTCGTTGCGCACCTGACTGATCATGAAGTGACGCTGCTCAATGGACGCTACCAACCCATAGCAACGGACCTTTCCGTAACGCCGAAGCTGACCTTGGTTGATGCCTCAGCACAAGCGCTTACCGATGTGCGTAAAACATCGAACGTTCGGTCATTTGGTGATAATATGCTGAACATGAAATCATCGGAAGGAGAGTTATGCGTTTTTCCAACTCCAGACGGTGGTGCAAAACTAGCGTACGCAGTAACCGTTCGACCGAACATGCTCGAACGTTGGGAATACGTCATTGATGCGCAAACGGGTGATGTTCTGGATAAATACAATCATACCTGCTCGTTTGTGGGACCCATTAAAGCGTCGGGTAAAGACCTGAACGGGGCAACGCGCTCCTTCCAGACATATCAGCAAACGACAAATAGTTATTACCTGATTGATGCATCGCGCTCAATGTTTAAACCGACAACATCAAAAATGCCCGATAGTCCGATTGGCGCACTCTGGACAGTGGATGCAAGAAATACATTTGGCAACAATCAGAAGATCTACCAGATTACGTCAACCAACAATACTGACTGGAATGCAAATGCGATTTCGGCTCATTACAATGCGGGCGTTGCCTACGATTACTATAAGAATACGCATAATCGGGACGCCCTGAGCGGCACCGGAGAAACAATGGTTTCGGTCGTTAACATGCCCGACGATGATGGGAAATCTATGGATAATGCCTACTGGAATGGCAAAATTATGGCCTATGGCAATGGAAAACTCCTAAAACCACTAGCCGGAGGGCTTGATGTGGCCGGACATGAAATGACACATGGGGTGATTCAGAATACGGCCAATCTGCAATACAAGAGCCAGTCGGGAGCCATTAATGAGTCATTTGCCGATGTGTTCGGAGCCATGATCGACCGCGATAACTGGACAATTGGTGAATCGATTGCCACGCCTGCCGTTCTGCCGTCGGGTGCACTCCGGAACCTCTCAAATCCCAATCAGGGAGGTAAAAGCAAAGATCCGAATGGGTATCAACCGGCCACTATGTCGCAGTATGAAACGACCAGCGATGATAATGGAGGGGTGCATAGTAACAGTGGTATTCCCAACTTCGCGTTCTATAAATTCGCGACGGTTGTTGGGAAGGAGAAAGCCGAGAAAGTTTATTATCAGGCGCTAACAAAGTATTTGGTACGGACATCTCAGTTCCTGGATTTACGCCTGGCTGTCATCAAAGCCGCTGGCGATCTATACGGGGCAACGGGTGCAGAAGTGTCTGCGGCCAAGAGTGCGTTTGATGCTGTGGGAATCACGGATGGAACGACCACAACGCCCAAGACGCCCGATGTGCCCGTTGCGTCGGGTCAGGATTTACTCTTGTTGGCCGATGCCACTACCTCAAAACTTTTCTCAACAACTGTGGGTGCTTCGCCCGCAAAATTTGACGCCAAATCTGCATTGGGGCTGGTCCATCGCCCCAGCGTGACCGATGATGGAAAGTTCGCCTATTATGTAACGACAGATAAGCGTATTCGCTCGGTTAACCTGACAGGCACCCCAACCGAAACGATTATTTCCAATGAAACCATCTGGGACAACGTAGCCATCTCGAAAGATGGGACCAAACTAGCCGCGCTCACCGCCGATAAAGACGGGGTGGTTTATGTATATAGTTATGATAAAAAGAAATGGGCGGAGTTTACACTCTATAATCCAACCTACACCCAGGGTGTGCAAACGGGTGATGTGCAGTATGCCGATTCATTTGAGTGGGATTTTACGGGTGAAAATATTGTTTATGATGCCTATAACGCTCTCAAAAACAACGCTGGCACCTCGATTGACTATTGGGATGTAGGCTTTATCAATGTTTGGAGTAACGCAACCAAAGACTTTGCCAAAGGCGATATTGAGAAGTTATTTTCTAATCTGGACGAGGGCGAGAGTATTGGAAATCCATCCTTTTCTAAAAACTCGCCCGATGTGATCGCGTTCGATTACCTCAACGAAACGAACGATATCTACGAAGTAGTGGCTGTTGACCTGAATGCGGGGAAAGTGAATGTTGTCTACGAGAATAATACACTAGGTTTCCCAAGCTATTCGCGGCTGGATAATAAACTTGTATTCAGTACTGAATCCGGGACAAGCGAAAATATATCGGGTATCAACATGGGCGCTGACAAAATTACCCCATCGGGCTCGGTTTCGGTATTATACACGGGAGCAAAATGGCCCGTCTGGTACACACAAGGCACTCGTGTGGCTAAGGCCACCCAAACGATAACCTTCGACCCGATCCCAGACCGGTTTTCCAATCAGGGTGACCTAGCGCTGAAAGCAACCTGTTCATCGAATTTAACGGTTGGTTTTCTGGTAAAAAGCGGCCCTGCTACGCTGAGTGGCTCAACGCTGAAATTTACTGGCGTGGGTGCTGTTACAATACAGGCTTTCCAGAACGGTAACGAACAGTTTTCGGCAGCTTCGGCTGTGGAGCGCACATTCAATGTACTGACCGTAACGGGTACCGAACCTGCCTGGGCAGATGCGCTGTCTATTTACCCAAATCCAGCTGGCAATACGCTGACTGTTGAATTGCCCGGTACGGAAACGATTGAACAACTTTCCCTTCAGACACTCACTGGGGCGACGGTTGCACGGCCCACGATCCGCACTCGCCAGCGTACGGCTACGCTTGAGGTCGGAAGTCTGCCAAAGGGCTTGTATTTATTGCAAATTCAAACTCCAAGCGGAACCGCTACTAAGAAGATAATGAAGGAGTAA
- a CDS encoding TonB family protein: protein MNALDYLLKANLYGLLFASCYWLLLRRHTFFSLNRAYLLASVILSLILPLVILPTQTVETLPVTMPVGVIALPVSPIVAAPVETGTDWEQLSIWAYALVALVLLVRLGIRVGRLVRLIRQSPRHVYDDYIVVLPNAPTIPTFSFFQYVILNPADTRNELIIQHELVHVRQCHSADVLGMGLLQALFWACPTLWLMDRMLRQVHEFLADKPASRPTEYARFLVAYSFGTQLGVSGPDTLTNSFFNPSLLKQRIMMLHQKATTRWALGKYVLILPLAFSLLAMTTAREEIAAVMSQATEETITVSGKVTSAADGKPLPGAHVLVAGTKKGTPTNEQGHYKLENVPKTAMLSISFVGFTMMMIPVENRTTIDIALALADPNELPTMGATAAYKGIKPNPSMPIRTPPSSQTINGEVYTAVEEPAVFPTGIPGLMQYVAHSLRYPAKAKAAGVQGNVFIQFVISPTGAISSAIVKKGIGSGCDEEALRVVRQMPKWIPGKQNGKAIVTQYVIPIQFALDSKEEKRTGQVLGNQLGDVYVTGYESPPASVAQPTAHSRANEVFTVVEKQPEFPGGMSALRQYLARSLRYPPEAQQNNVEGRVFVQFVVSQTGEIRNLRVLKGVGGGCDEEAVRVVSQMPKWNPGEQDGKPVDVLYNLPIQFGLEKWEDKRTGQVTPNTEKGKGFVLDKTTTSQLSLNDLSTSGSKERYAMRLPDSLRNSGTSVRLHGNWLNGEEPLYIIDGVEVEKGHEPKLDQNPKKLQNLNPNDIQSIEVLKDGVARATYGEKGKNGVILITTKKK from the coding sequence ATGAACGCCCTTGACTATCTCCTGAAAGCTAACCTCTACGGCTTGCTGTTTGCGAGTTGTTATTGGCTACTGCTGCGTCGGCACACGTTTTTCAGCCTTAACCGGGCTTATTTGCTAGCCTCAGTCATTCTATCCCTGATTCTGCCGTTAGTGATTCTGCCTACGCAAACGGTAGAAACGCTTCCCGTCACCATGCCTGTAGGCGTTATTGCGCTGCCAGTTTCACCGATTGTGGCCGCACCCGTTGAAACTGGAACAGATTGGGAGCAACTGAGCATATGGGCCTATGCGCTGGTCGCATTAGTATTGTTGGTCCGGTTGGGCATACGTGTTGGGCGTTTGGTCAGGTTGATTCGGCAGTCGCCCCGGCACGTGTATGACGACTACATAGTGGTTCTGCCAAATGCCCCAACCATCCCTACGTTTTCATTTTTCCAGTACGTTATACTAAACCCTGCCGACACTCGTAATGAGCTGATTATCCAGCATGAGTTGGTGCACGTTCGGCAATGTCACAGCGCCGATGTATTGGGCATGGGTTTGCTACAGGCACTTTTCTGGGCATGCCCAACGCTCTGGCTCATGGATCGAATGCTCCGTCAGGTGCACGAATTTCTAGCCGATAAGCCAGCCAGCCGACCAACCGAATACGCCCGGTTTTTAGTGGCTTATTCCTTCGGAACGCAGCTTGGCGTAAGTGGTCCCGACACGCTAACAAATAGCTTCTTCAATCCCTCGCTCCTGAAACAGCGGATCATGATGCTGCACCAGAAAGCGACAACCCGATGGGCACTAGGCAAATATGTATTGATACTTCCTTTGGCATTCAGTTTATTGGCGATGACCACCGCGCGGGAAGAAATTGCGGCTGTTATGAGTCAAGCTACTGAAGAGACGATTACTGTTTCAGGTAAGGTGACAAGTGCGGCAGATGGGAAGCCGCTGCCAGGGGCACACGTTTTAGTTGCCGGTACTAAAAAGGGCACACCTACTAATGAACAGGGGCATTATAAGCTTGAGAATGTCCCTAAAACGGCCATGCTGAGTATTAGTTTCGTTGGTTTCACAATGATGATGATTCCGGTTGAAAATCGAACTACCATCGACATAGCCTTAGCGCTGGCAGACCCAAATGAATTACCTACTATGGGCGCAACAGCAGCGTACAAGGGTATTAAACCAAACCCTTCGATGCCCATTCGAACGCCCCCATCGTCCCAAACGATTAATGGCGAGGTCTATACAGCTGTTGAAGAACCGGCAGTTTTCCCAACCGGCATACCGGGATTAATGCAGTACGTAGCCCATTCGCTTCGGTATCCGGCCAAAGCCAAAGCCGCTGGCGTTCAGGGCAATGTATTTATACAATTTGTCATATCGCCAACTGGAGCCATCAGTTCGGCAATCGTCAAAAAGGGTATTGGTAGCGGTTGTGATGAAGAAGCCTTGCGCGTTGTCCGACAAATGCCGAAGTGGATTCCAGGAAAACAGAATGGCAAAGCGATTGTGACCCAATATGTAATACCTATTCAATTCGCTCTAGACAGTAAAGAGGAAAAACGAACAGGTCAGGTGTTGGGTAATCAGTTGGGCGATGTTTATGTCACTGGATACGAATCACCGCCTGCCTCTGTAGCTCAACCCACCGCTCACAGCCGAGCTAACGAAGTTTTCACCGTCGTTGAAAAGCAGCCTGAATTTCCGGGAGGCATGAGCGCTTTAAGGCAGTACCTCGCTCGAAGCTTACGCTATCCCCCTGAAGCTCAGCAGAACAACGTTGAAGGTAGAGTATTTGTACAGTTCGTCGTTTCCCAAACGGGCGAAATCCGAAATCTGCGTGTTCTGAAAGGGGTAGGTGGTGGATGCGATGAAGAAGCTGTGCGTGTGGTAAGTCAGATGCCAAAATGGAATCCAGGTGAGCAAGACGGCAAACCAGTGGATGTGCTGTATAACCTACCCATTCAGTTTGGGCTGGAAAAATGGGAAGATAAGCGAACGGGGCAGGTCACCCCCAATACGGAGAAAGGAAAGGGCTTTGTGCTTGACAAGACCACTACTAGTCAGCTATCGCTCAATGATCTTAGTACATCAGGTAGTAAAGAACGATATGCCATGCGGCTGCCCGACTCGCTACGAAATTCAGGGACATCTGTACGTCTCCATGGTAATTGGCTAAATGGTGAGGAGCCACTCTATATCATTGATGGTGTTGAAGTTGAGAAAGGGCATGAACCCAAACTAGATCAAAACCCTAAGAAGCTTCAGAATTTAAATCCTAATGACATACAGAGCATTGAGGTATTAAAAGATGGAGTAGCCAGGGCCACTTACGGCGAAAAAGGCAAAAACGGCGTCATTTTGATAACCACGAAAAAGAAATGA
- a CDS encoding FAD-binding oxidoreductase has product MKYLFLILFFNWLIANQLVAQGIRAAGDKMPNVRKTATTSTPATYKLRQIVVGSGGGFTGASATYYLLENGKLYGRRNRDTVYTFIGQQTAANTKRVFTSVEVNCKIKTTKFDNPGNIYKFVQWRKGKLNYKVAWGAVNKTKTVPANYPKVYDSFMAMIPASLRLK; this is encoded by the coding sequence TGGCTTATAGCAAATCAGCTTGTTGCGCAGGGTATCCGGGCGGCTGGCGACAAGATGCCGAACGTTCGTAAAACGGCTACCACTAGTACACCGGCTACCTACAAGTTGCGCCAGATTGTGGTAGGCAGTGGGGGCGGATTTACAGGCGCTTCGGCAACCTATTATTTGCTGGAGAATGGGAAACTCTATGGCCGACGCAACCGTGATACGGTTTATACATTCATCGGCCAGCAAACGGCGGCTAATACGAAGCGGGTGTTTACATCAGTTGAAGTGAACTGTAAAATCAAAACGACCAAATTCGATAACCCCGGCAATATCTATAAGTTTGTTCAATGGCGAAAAGGTAAACTGAATTATAAAGTTGCCTGGGGCGCTGTAAACAAGACAAAAACTGTTCCTGCTAATTACCCCAAAGTCTACGACTCGTTCATGGCCATGATCCCGGCTTCGTTGCGCTTGAAATAG